In Gossypium arboreum isolate Shixiya-1 chromosome 5, ASM2569848v2, whole genome shotgun sequence, a single genomic region encodes these proteins:
- the LOC108452868 gene encoding probable disease resistance protein At4g27220, whose protein sequence is MIGLWGMGGVGKTTLAREVGSQAQKLNLFEKVVITVVSQKPNFERIQDQIAQYIGFDMKNKQGRRSEQELWLRLKNEPRILIILDDIWESINLKEKIGIPIGDDHKGCKVLLTTRRKRVCQIMECRRVVELDCLDDDEAWTLFEKKAGLDDFSDDSIKTPAKKIVKKCGGLPIAIVPLASALKGKTNCHEWQAAYRRLEGRRLTEIEDVDERNAYVILETSFDYLKDMMTKTCFLLCSLFPEDHEIYVDDLVGYAWGLELYKGMDSIKDVRSEVLASIEILKNSGLLLDSGEMHVKMHDVVRQFALWIASSRKEISFGTVETLPMDESFKHYTAISFETDQTDELPKGVGFPYLKLLLHGGNRFVETSSEFFEGMKALQVCALKYQLISLAAFKFNMNLRTFCLINCELSDISMLGKLKTLHILSLSQSDITELPTEAGDLENLRLLDLSYCDDLRRIAPNLIQRLSNLEELYLHGCSSLKWATENSTKKESYSSLSELNSLPKLVVISLDISSEHLPDGFVFRRLWSFDFCIGIKRPKWYKKSETCPISRSLRIKKSVDACKQLLENVEFLQLNDVEGHPNLIPSLDLGFSKLTSLDLRLCHFMQCLIDAPKQQVPITTLSNLRKLSLSCMFDLEEMCNAPQPQGFLQKLEEVIVSDCDKMQVLFPNVELKSIELEGPSSHLCLQSPKIVKIKRCNNLKYIFPMSVANSLGQLHTLKIKSCSQLEDIIQDRQAAYKCLLQSLREVSLIDLPQLKGRDVNDIMLTQLSLQKLKVHNCPQLTHFIISTTIRELVFGKMTNQQLSNLHSCKYEELEQDQTSSPHHPLPICFPNLIRIDILECESLKSLFPIIVAQGRSKKLNAPNLQTLKIKRCFVMEEIIQDSQVSTISFQCLKEVQVTECNNLKFLFPMCVAGNLGQLQTLKIESCSQLQEIIQGPEVLISMAQSLAQLNEVELTDLPQLKGNDTNDIVLTSPSLHVLHVRNCPQLTPFIVSPNIQVLVLSKMTEKQLFEYSRYNVSSLKYLSLYKLTELRVIWSAPIQVEYFPNLTELVVHSCRRLIYIFSPTIARNFPQLRRLDIYVCEELEQIIEKDQTPSQHH, encoded by the exons ATGATTGGGTTGTGGGGGATGGGAGGGGTGGGCAAGACCACCCTGGCTCGTGAAGTTGGAAGTCAAGCTCAAAAACTGAATTTGTTTGAGAAAGTTGTGATTACGGTTGTGTCTCAAAAGCCAAATTTTGAGAGAATTCAAGATCAAATTGCACAATACATAGGCTTTGATATGAAGAATAAACAAGGAAGAAGATCCGAGCAAGAATTATGGTTAAGGCTGAAGAATGAACCGAGGATTCTTATCATCCTTGATGATATTTGGGAATCTATCAACTTAAAGGAGAAGATAGGAATTCCAATTGGGGATGATCATAAAGGCTGCAAAGTTCTTTTAACAACACGCCGTAAACGAGTATGTCAAATTATGGAGTGTCGACGGGTGGTAGAACTTGACTGTTTGGATGATGATGAAGCTTGGACTCTGTTTGAAAAGAAAGCAGGTCTAGATGACTTTTCTGATGATTCTATTAAAACCCCAGCAAAGAAAATTGTCAAAAAATGTGGGGGTTTGCCTATAGCTATAGTTCCGCTGGCAAGTGCCTTGAAAGGCAAAACAAATTGTCATGAGTGGCAAGCTGCATACCGGAGACTCGAAGGTCGTAGATTGACTGAAATAGAGGATGTTGATGAAAGAAATGCCTATGTAATTCTTGAGACGAGCTTCGATTACTTGAAGGATATGATGACCAAGACATGTTTCTTGTTGTGCTCTTTATTTCCCGAAGATCATGAGATTTATGTGGACGACTTGGTAGGATATGCATGGGGACTGGAGTTGTATAAAGGCATGGACTCAATTAAAGATGTTAGAAGCGAAGTGCTTGCATCGATTGAGATCCTCAAGAACTCTGGTTTGTTGCTAGATTCCGGAGAAATGCATGTCAAAATGCATGATGTGGTTCGCCAATTTGCTTTGTGGATAGCATCTTCAAGAAAGGAGATTTCTTTTGGGACTGTTGAAACACTCCCGATGGATGAAAGTTTCAAGCATTACACAGCAATCTCCTTCGAAACTGATCAAACAGATGAACTTCCTAAAGGAGTCGGTTTTCCATACCTCAAACTTCTTTTACATGGTGGCAATCGTTTCGTGGAAACTTCAAGCGAATTCTTTGAGGGTATGAAGGCATTACAAGTTTGTGCTTTGAAATATCAATTGATATCTCTAGCTGCATTTAAGTTTAATATGAACCTTCGAACTTTCTGTTTGATTAATTGTGAACTCTCTGACATCTCGATGCTTGGGAAGCTGAAGACACTTCATATTCTCTCTTTAAGTCAATCTGATATCACTGAATTGCCGACTGAAGCTGGTGATTTGGAAAATCTAAGACTGTTGGATTTATCGTATTGCGATGATCTACGAAGAATTGCTCCTAATTTAATACAAAGATTGTCCAATTTAGAAGAACTATACTTGCATGGTTGTAGTTCATTAAAATGGGCGactgagaattcaactaaaaaggAAAGCTATTCTAGCCTATCGGAGTTGAATTCATTGCCAAAGTTGGTTGTAATATCATTGGATATTTCTTCTGAACATCTTCCAGATGGCTTTGTGTTTCGTAGATTATGGAGCTTTGATTTTTGCATTGGCATAAAAAGACCCAAGTGGTACAAAAAGAGCGAAACTTGTCCAATCTCAAGATCTTTGAGAATCAAGAAATCTGTAGATGCATGCAAGCAACTACTTGAAAATGTAGAATTTCTTCAATTGAATGATGTGGAGGGTCACCCAAACCTTATTCCGAGCTTGGACTTGGGATTTAGTAAGTTGACTTCTCTAGATCTTCGTCTGTGCCACTTTATGCAATGCCTAATTGATGCACCAAAGCAGCAAGTGCCAATCACGACACTCTCTAATTTGAGGAAGTTATCATTAAGTTGTATGTTTGATTTGGAAGAGATGTGCAATGCTCCCCAGCCGCAAGGTTTTTTACAAAAGCTTGAAGAGGTTATAGTTTCAGATTGTGATAAGATGCAAGTCTTATTCCCTAATGTTGAATTGAAGAGCATAGAACTAGAAGGGCCCAGTAGTCATTTATGCCTCCAAAGTCCGAAGATTGTTAAAATAAAGAGATGCAATAATTTGAAATATATCTTCCCAATGTCAGTTGCTAATAGCCTTGGACAATTGCATACTTTGAAGATAAAGAGTTGCTCGCAATTGGAAGATATAATCCAAGACCGACAAGCTGCATACAAATGTCTACTCCAAAGTCTAAGGGAA GTTTCGTTGATTGATTTACCTCAATTGAAAGGAAGGGATGTGAATGACATTATGCTCACACAATTGTCTTTGCAGAAGTTAAAAGTGCACAATTGTCCTCAATTGACACATTTTATTATTTCGACTACTATACGA GAATTGGTGTTTGGGAAGATGACAAATCAACAATTGAGCAATTTGCATTCATGTAAATATGAGGAGCTAGAGCAAGATCAAACGTCATCACCACATCATCCCCTACCTATTTGCTTTCCAAATCTGATTCGAATTGATATCTTAGAATGTGAAAGCTTGAAATCTCTCTTTCCAATTATTGTTGCTCAAGGTAGGTCTAAAAAACTAAATGCTCCCAATTTGCAAACCCTGAAGATAAAGAGGTGCTTTGTAATGGAAGAAATAATCCAAGACTCACAAGTATCAACCATAAGCTTCCAATGCCTAAAGGAAGTACAAGTCACAGAATGCAATAATTTGAAATTTCTCTTCCCAATGTGTGTTGCTGGTAATCTTGGGCAATTGCAAACTCTGAAGATAGAGAGCTGTTCGCAATTGCAAGAAATAATCCAAGGACCAGAAGTGCTAATTTCAATGGCTCAAAGTCTTGCACAATTGAATGAAGTTGAGTTAACTGATTTGCCTCAATTGAAAGGAAATGATACAAATGACATCGTGCTGACATCGCCATCTTTGCACGTGTTACATGTGAGAAATTGTCCTCAATTGACACCTTTTATCGTGTCACCCAATATACAA GTATTGGTGTTGTCGAAGATGACAGAAAAGCAGTTATTTGAATATTCTAGATATAATGTTTCAAGTCTGAAGTACCTTAGTTTGTACAAACTAACTGAATTGCGGGTGATATGGAGTGCTCCCATCCAAGTTGAATACTTTCCAAATCTCACTGAATTGGTAGTCCACAGTTGCAGAAGGTTAATATACATCTTCTCACCTACCATCGCTCGAAATTTCCCACAATTGCGCAGGTtggatatatatgtgtgtgaggaATTGGAGCAAATAATTGAGAAGGATCAAACTCCATCACAACATCATTAG